The Hemibagrus wyckioides isolate EC202008001 linkage group LG15, SWU_Hwy_1.0, whole genome shotgun sequence genome window below encodes:
- the smim29 gene encoding small integral membrane protein 29: MNTTTEPPHPAGGDVTLTYVLLPFFIITFAGIILAAVMYVKRRQRIDRLRHQLLPVYTYDPTEELNEAEQELWREDDAKGWTMSYQQHWPLLPKDPNV, encoded by the exons ATGAACACGACCACCGAGCCTCCACACCCGGCCGGAGGAGACGTGACCCTGACGTACGTTCTGCTCccgttcttcatcatcaccttcgcCGGGATTATTCTAGCAGCG GTGATGTATGTGAAGAGGAGGCAAAG gattgACAGGTTACGGCACCAGCTGCTCCCGGTTTATACGTACGACCCGACTGAGGAGCTGAACGAAGCCGAGCAGGAGCTGTGGAGGGAAGACGACGCTAAG GGCTGGACGATGTCATACCAACAGCACTGGCCTCTTCTCCCCAAGGACCCGAACGTTTGA